The genomic window TGAGTGCGTCACCCCTGTCACCTACATCAACTCCACCGCCGCACTGAAATCCTTCTGCGGTGAACATGGCGGCATCGTCTGCACCTCCGGCAATGCACGCAGAATTATGGAGTGGAGCTGGAGCAACCGTGAAAAGATCCTCTTCTTCCCCGACCAGCATCTGGGTGAAAATACAGCTGTAGCGATGGGCATCCCCGATGAACAGATGATCATCTGGGATCCCGAACTGCCACTGGGTGGCAACACGCCTGAAGCAGTTGAGAATGCGACACTGATCCTCTGGAAAGGTTTCTGCTCTGTGCACCAGCTCTTCAAACCTGAACATGCTGATACAATGAGAAAGAACCATGCCGGCATTGAGATTCTCGCCCATCCGGAGTGTTCACGCGAAGTGTGTGAAACTGCTGATTTTATCGGTTCCACCGAGATGATTATCAAACATGTGGCTGCGGCACCTACCGGTGCCAGTTTTGCCATTGCTACAGAGTTGAATCTGGTTAACCGACTGCGTCTACAGTTCCCTGATAAACCGGTCTGGTTCCTCTCACCGATGGTCTGCATGTGCTCAACGATGTTCCGCACCGATCCGCAGCATCTCTGCGCCGCACTCACTTCAATCAAAAATGGTGAAATCAGCCACCAGATATCAGTGCCTAAGCAGCAACAGCGCTGGGCCAAACTCTCGCTGGAAAGGATGTTAAACCTTGGCTAACAGACGCTTTTTTCTTTCTCTATTCTCTACCCTGCTGCTGCTCTCGGCACTGGTCTCACCACTGCATGCAGATGAGGCGATGACCCCAAGAGCATTTGAGAAGGAGCTCAAAGCATTTAAACAGAGTGGCCACTCCCGCTATGCCCCGCAAACCACATCACGCGTGGAGGCCTACCTCGGTTCCGCCATGCTTACCGCCCATCAACAGAAACATGAAGAGTCTGCTGAGGCACTGAAACAGGCAGCGGTGACGCTCTCTGAAGCCAGGCTCACTGCTGCAGGTTTTCGCAAACAGTACAGCCCGCTGCTTAAGCTGCGTAAAGAGACCCAGTCTGTCGTGAATATCGTTGCCTCCTCACCGGAGATCGGCAACAACCTTGTCTCCCGGCAACAGCTGGACAGTGCAGATAAGTTACTGGACCTGGTGATCAGCAGTCGCGAGGAGGGTGAACTCAACAAAACACAAGAGTTTGCAGCTCAGGCTGAGGAGGCCTACAACCAGGCGATGAACGCTGCCCTGCCGCAACTCTCTGAGCTGGCTGCCAGAGCGCTTTCAAGTGCAGCTGCAAGCAGTGCAGCAAAATATGCACCGATCACCTACAGTGCAGCCAAAGAGAAAGTCGCTGCACTGCGCAATTATATTGATGGCTTGAGTTCAACCATGCCCACTCAGCCAGCTGATGCCTACAAGCTGGCCATCGAAGCCAAAGATCTCTGTCTGCAGGTTAA from Mariprofundus sp. NF includes these protein-coding regions:
- the nadA gene encoding quinolinate synthase NadA, with translation MTSQALLKQLYDTPETDIIEQIKSLKAELGDQVLILGHHYQREEVFAFADVSGDSLKLAQKAAETDAPYIIFCGVHFMAETADILTSDEQTVILPDLAAGCSMADMADDEQVQRCWDELATVINPDECVTPVTYINSTAALKSFCGEHGGIVCTSGNARRIMEWSWSNREKILFFPDQHLGENTAVAMGIPDEQMIIWDPELPLGGNTPEAVENATLILWKGFCSVHQLFKPEHADTMRKNHAGIEILAHPECSREVCETADFIGSTEMIIKHVAAAPTGASFAIATELNLVNRLRLQFPDKPVWFLSPMVCMCSTMFRTDPQHLCAALTSIKNGEISHQISVPKQQQRWAKLSLERMLNLG